One window from the genome of Sandaracinaceae bacterium encodes:
- a CDS encoding di-heme enzyme, giving the protein MRRLWPIVLLLAGGCDLSGGGTYDWDLPPGFPEPQVPADNPMSEQKVELGRHLFYDPRLSGNETQSCASCHAQGLAFTDGLGVSAGSTGEMTPRGSMSLTNVAYNSRQTWANPILVHLEDQALTPMFGEDPVELGTNEEDMLARLAADPAYPEMFADAFPGEAEPITTGNVVRAIASFERTMISGDSAFDRYTYQGDDEAMSESARRGLELFFSERLECFHCHGGFNFTDGVTHSGTIEPEVGFHNTGLYNIDGRGGYPEPNRGLYEHTGDRRDMGLFRAPTLRNIEVTAPYMHDGSIATLDEVLDHYAAGGRTIEDGPNAGVGSESPLKNLFIHGFELSEQERADVLALLRSLTDETFLNDPRFADPFAE; this is encoded by the coding sequence ATGCGTCGTCTCTGGCCCATCGTGCTGCTCCTCGCGGGAGGCTGCGACCTCTCGGGCGGGGGGACGTACGACTGGGATCTGCCGCCCGGCTTCCCCGAGCCGCAGGTCCCGGCCGACAACCCGATGAGCGAACAGAAGGTCGAGCTGGGTCGCCACCTGTTCTACGACCCGCGGCTGAGCGGCAACGAGACGCAGAGCTGCGCGAGCTGCCACGCGCAGGGCCTCGCCTTCACCGATGGGCTGGGGGTCAGCGCGGGCTCGACGGGTGAGATGACGCCGCGCGGCTCGATGAGCCTGACGAACGTCGCCTACAACTCGCGGCAGACCTGGGCGAACCCCATCCTCGTGCACCTCGAGGACCAGGCGTTGACGCCGATGTTCGGAGAGGACCCGGTCGAGCTGGGCACCAACGAAGAGGACATGCTCGCGCGGCTCGCCGCCGACCCCGCCTACCCGGAGATGTTCGCCGACGCCTTCCCGGGCGAGGCCGAGCCGATCACCACGGGCAACGTCGTGCGCGCGATCGCGAGCTTCGAGCGGACGATGATCAGCGGCGACAGCGCCTTCGACCGCTACACCTACCAGGGCGACGACGAGGCGATGAGCGAGTCGGCGCGGCGCGGGCTGGAGCTCTTCTTCAGCGAGCGGCTGGAGTGCTTCCACTGCCACGGCGGCTTCAACTTCACCGACGGCGTGACGCACTCGGGGACGATCGAGCCCGAGGTCGGCTTCCACAACACGGGGCTCTACAACATCGACGGTCGCGGCGGGTACCCGGAGCCGAACCGCGGGCTGTACGAGCACACGGGCGACCGACGCGACATGGGCCTCTTCCGCGCGCCGACGCTGCGCAACATCGAGGTGACCGCGCCGTACATGCACGACGGCTCGATCGCGACCCTGGACGAGGTGCTCGACCACTACGCGGCCGGGGGGCGCACCATCGAGGACGGGCCGAACGCGGGGGTGGGCAGCGAGAGCCCGCTCAAGAACCTCTTCATCCACGGCTTCGAGCTGAGCGAGCAGGAGCGGGCCGACGTGCTCGCGCTGCTGCGGAGCCTGACCGACGAGACCTTCCTGAACGACCCGCGCTTCGCCGATCCGTTCGCCGAGTGA
- a CDS encoding sulfite exporter TauE/SafE family protein has translation MSVEPALLGFAAVIFLSYAVQTVTGFGSMLLAVTFGAHLLGIREIVTLAVPISMVQTGYIVWRHRDGIAWRLLLRRILPLMGLGMALGFSAFAGTESVWLRYGFAVMVLVLAARELWLRVRASADPKRVARPMPAAASVAAMFGAGIIHGIYATGGPMLVYALGRESLSKHAFRSTLSAVWLVLNAGLLIGFSIEGRYAPAVGLDLLVLLPAVPLGVALGEWVHHRVDQRRFELAIFSLLIAAAISLLIR, from the coding sequence ATGAGCGTCGAGCCCGCGCTGCTCGGCTTCGCGGCCGTGATCTTCCTGTCGTACGCGGTGCAGACCGTGACCGGCTTCGGGAGCATGCTGCTCGCCGTCACCTTCGGCGCGCACCTGCTGGGCATCCGCGAGATCGTGACGCTGGCCGTGCCGATCTCGATGGTGCAGACCGGCTACATCGTCTGGCGTCACCGCGACGGGATCGCCTGGCGCCTCTTGCTGCGGCGCATCTTGCCGCTGATGGGGCTGGGCATGGCGCTCGGCTTCTCCGCCTTCGCGGGCACCGAGAGCGTGTGGCTCCGCTATGGCTTCGCGGTGATGGTGCTCGTGCTCGCCGCGCGGGAGCTCTGGCTGCGTGTGCGGGCGAGCGCGGACCCGAAGCGCGTCGCGCGGCCGATGCCCGCCGCGGCCAGCGTCGCCGCGATGTTCGGCGCCGGCATCATCCACGGCATCTACGCGACCGGCGGCCCGATGCTCGTCTACGCGCTCGGGCGTGAGTCGCTCTCGAAGCACGCCTTCCGCAGCACGCTCTCGGCCGTCTGGCTCGTCTTGAACGCGGGCCTGCTGATCGGCTTCTCGATCGAGGGGCGCTACGCGCCGGCGGTCGGGCTGGACCTGCTCGTGCTCTTGCCCGCCGTCCCGCTGGGCGTCGCGCTCGGGGAGTGGGTGCACCACCGCGTCGACCAGCGTCGCTTCGAGCTCGCCATCTTTTCGCTGCTCATCGCAGCCGCCATTTCGTTGCTCATCCGGTGA
- a CDS encoding TetR/AcrR family transcriptional regulator, whose protein sequence is MARRRPEERFPQLVEAATRVFIESGGFRRTQIGDVAKAMGVAKGTLYLYVESKEALFDLALRHADRELPEPPLPVPTPAPGATVSYVRERMAERARFDALSEAERRGGPKDMAAELSAVVDEVYAALADNRTAIKLIGTSAHDLPELGELWYRRARGALNERIAKWLARRSAEGHLRPMPDPVAAARFVTETASWFAVHRFWDPFPDDIEDEAARETVRTVIRRALLPASEPS, encoded by the coding sequence GTGGCTCGACGACGTCCCGAGGAGAGGTTCCCGCAGCTCGTGGAGGCGGCGACGCGCGTCTTCATCGAGTCCGGGGGCTTCCGGCGCACGCAGATCGGGGACGTCGCCAAGGCGATGGGGGTCGCCAAGGGCACGCTCTACCTCTACGTGGAGTCCAAGGAGGCCCTCTTCGATCTCGCGCTGCGTCACGCGGACCGTGAGCTGCCCGAGCCGCCGCTCCCCGTGCCGACGCCCGCGCCCGGGGCGACCGTCAGCTACGTGCGGGAGCGGATGGCGGAGCGCGCGCGCTTCGACGCGCTGAGCGAGGCGGAGCGACGCGGCGGACCGAAGGACATGGCGGCGGAGCTGAGCGCGGTGGTGGACGAGGTCTACGCCGCGCTGGCCGACAACCGCACCGCCATCAAGCTCATCGGCACCTCGGCGCACGATCTGCCGGAGCTCGGGGAGCTCTGGTATCGCCGCGCGCGCGGTGCGTTGAACGAGCGGATCGCGAAGTGGCTCGCCCGCCGCTCCGCCGAGGGTCACCTGCGCCCGATGCCCGACCCCGTGGCCGCCGCGCGCTTCGTGACCGAGACCGCGAGCTGGTTCGCGGTGCACCGCTTCTGGGACCCGTTTCCCGACGACATCGAGGACGAGGCCGCGCGCGAGACCGTGCGCACCGTGATCCGGAGGGCGCTCCTGCCCGCCTCGGAGCCGTCATGA
- a CDS encoding amidohydrolase family protein gives MYDLKIENGTIVDGTGKDRFTGDIGIKDGKIVAVGEAPDAADRTLDASGAIVTPGFVDIHTHYDGQISWDEELAPSSIHGVTTAAMGSCGVGFAPVRPTDHEKLIELMEGVEDIPGSALSEGITWGWETFPEYMDVLDRMPHTIDFLCHVPHDALRVYVMGERAVADERATDDDIAEMRTLLRRALEAGAVGFSTGRSDNHRSAKGDWTPASEAAAEELAGIAKAFVGLDHGVLQAVSDFDVMHGDEHFEREMGVLIAMLEAAGGRPMSISTMQRDHSSKQWKRILKAAEDQVARGFDVRCQVAPRGIGVLLGLQATFHPFMGFPSFKAISHLPHDEIVKAMREPSLKAKMIEEKSEPVAGDGSKLPPLADFFLANLDMVAMRLFRLGEEPNYEPTVQDSFAAEAMRQGVPVLSVIYDAMLEDDGKALLYFPVYNYSGMNLDAVHEMLTHPLALPGLSDGGAHVGTICDASFPTFLLTHWTRDRERGRISLERAIQMQSHDTARYIGLTDRGVLAPGQKADLNLIDLEALKLRRPELQQDLPAGGRRLMQRADGYIATLVSGQVIAENGRLTQARPGHLVRSK, from the coding sequence ATGTACGACCTGAAGATCGAGAACGGCACCATCGTCGACGGCACCGGCAAGGACCGGTTCACCGGAGACATCGGCATCAAGGACGGCAAGATCGTCGCCGTGGGCGAGGCGCCCGACGCGGCCGATCGCACGCTCGACGCGAGCGGCGCCATCGTCACGCCGGGGTTCGTCGACATCCACACCCACTACGACGGCCAGATCTCGTGGGACGAGGAGCTGGCCCCGTCCTCCATTCACGGCGTGACCACCGCCGCGATGGGGAGCTGCGGGGTCGGCTTCGCGCCGGTGCGTCCGACCGATCACGAGAAGCTCATCGAGCTGATGGAGGGCGTCGAGGATATCCCCGGCAGCGCGCTCAGCGAAGGCATCACCTGGGGCTGGGAGACCTTCCCCGAGTACATGGACGTGCTCGACCGCATGCCGCACACGATCGACTTCCTCTGTCACGTGCCGCATGACGCCTTGCGGGTGTACGTGATGGGCGAGCGCGCCGTGGCGGACGAGCGGGCCACCGACGACGACATCGCAGAGATGCGGACCTTGCTGCGGCGCGCGCTCGAGGCGGGCGCGGTCGGCTTCAGCACCGGGCGGAGCGACAACCACCGGAGCGCGAAGGGGGACTGGACGCCGGCGAGCGAGGCGGCGGCGGAGGAGCTCGCGGGGATCGCGAAGGCCTTCGTCGGGCTGGACCACGGCGTGCTCCAGGCCGTCAGCGACTTCGACGTCATGCACGGCGACGAGCACTTCGAGCGCGAGATGGGCGTGCTCATCGCCATGCTCGAGGCCGCGGGCGGGCGCCCGATGAGCATCTCGACCATGCAGCGCGATCACTCGAGCAAGCAGTGGAAGCGCATCTTGAAGGCGGCCGAGGACCAGGTCGCGCGCGGCTTCGACGTCCGCTGCCAGGTCGCGCCGCGCGGCATCGGCGTCTTGCTGGGTCTGCAGGCCACCTTCCACCCCTTCATGGGCTTCCCGAGCTTCAAGGCCATCAGCCACCTGCCGCACGACGAGATCGTCAAGGCCATGCGCGAGCCGTCCTTGAAGGCGAAGATGATCGAGGAGAAGTCCGAGCCCGTCGCGGGTGACGGGAGCAAGCTGCCGCCGCTGGCGGACTTCTTCCTCGCGAACCTCGACATGGTCGCCATGCGTCTGTTCCGCCTCGGCGAGGAGCCCAACTACGAGCCGACCGTGCAGGACAGCTTCGCGGCCGAGGCCATGCGTCAGGGCGTGCCCGTCCTGAGCGTCATCTACGACGCCATGCTCGAGGACGACGGCAAGGCGCTGCTCTACTTCCCCGTCTACAACTACTCGGGCATGAACCTCGACGCCGTGCACGAGATGCTGACGCATCCTCTCGCGCTGCCGGGGCTGAGTGATGGGGGTGCGCACGTCGGCACCATCTGCGACGCCAGCTTCCCCACCTTCCTGCTCACCCACTGGACCCGTGACCGCGAGCGCGGCCGCATCTCCCTCGAGCGCGCCATCCAGATGCAATCGCACGACACCGCGCGTTACATCGGCCTGACCGACCGCGGCGTCCTCGCCCCGGGCCAGAAGGCGGACCTCAACCTCATCGACCTCGAGGCCCTGAAGCTCCGCCGCCCCGAGCTCCAGCAGGACCTCCCCGCCGGCGGTCGCCGCCTCATGCAGCGCGCCGACGGCTACATCGCCACCCTCGTCAGCGGCCAGGTCATCGCCGAGAACGGCCGCCTCACCCAAGCCCGCCCCGGCCACCTAGTCCGCAGCAAGTGA